A window from Bacteroidota bacterium encodes these proteins:
- a CDS encoding bifunctional phosphoglucose/phosphomannose isomerase, with protein sequence MSFTHRLTPDDVRRIDQSGMTAHIAAMGSQIRESIELTNAALSGATLLKDVKQIIVCGMGGSAIGGDFVRSYLGSALHVPFAVNRSYELPAYADAHTLIIASSYSGNTEETLAMFDEASRRKCPIVCISTGGELVERAKAQGILVLPLHEGLMPRAAFAYSFVPVLLVLDRLGFTSGEQKNLEAAATLLDTLAERYGTGHLEESNPAFQLAGQFLHRIPVIYSASDFEAVCLRWRGQMEENAKHLAFGNVLPEMNHNEIEGWSHPADVIEHLFVIILRAPEDENPRIQLRFAALSDILRGKQVPVVEIKAEGTTRLERMLSLIAMADWTSLYLALFAGTDPTPIQTMEELKKKLSRE encoded by the coding sequence ATGAGCTTTACACATCGTCTCACGCCGGATGACGTTCGTCGCATCGACCAGAGTGGCATGACCGCGCACATCGCCGCGATGGGAAGTCAGATTCGAGAATCGATCGAGCTGACGAATGCCGCGCTCAGCGGCGCGACACTTTTGAAGGATGTGAAGCAAATTATTGTCTGCGGCATGGGTGGCTCAGCTATTGGTGGGGATTTCGTCCGTTCCTATCTTGGCTCGGCGTTGCACGTTCCATTCGCCGTGAATCGGTCGTACGAACTTCCGGCCTACGCCGATGCACACACACTGATTATCGCTTCGAGCTACTCGGGCAATACCGAGGAAACGCTTGCGATGTTCGACGAAGCTTCGCGGCGCAAGTGCCCAATCGTTTGCATTTCCACGGGAGGCGAATTAGTCGAGCGCGCAAAAGCGCAAGGCATACTCGTGTTGCCGTTGCATGAAGGACTCATGCCGCGCGCAGCATTTGCATACTCATTTGTACCGGTCTTGCTTGTGCTCGATCGACTGGGATTCACGAGCGGCGAGCAGAAGAACCTTGAAGCCGCCGCAACTCTGTTGGATACGCTTGCAGAGCGATATGGCACCGGTCATCTCGAGGAATCTAATCCCGCGTTTCAATTAGCCGGCCAGTTTCTTCACAGGATTCCGGTCATTTATTCCGCGAGTGACTTCGAAGCGGTGTGTCTGCGCTGGCGTGGACAGATGGAGGAGAATGCCAAGCACCTTGCTTTTGGCAATGTGCTGCCGGAGATGAACCACAATGAAATTGAGGGCTGGTCGCATCCGGCCGATGTGATCGAGCACTTGTTCGTGATCATTCTGCGCGCTCCGGAAGATGAGAACCCTCGGATCCAACTGCGGTTCGCCGCACTGAGCGACATCCTTCGGGGCAAGCAAGTGCCGGTCGTGGAAATCAAAGCCGAAGGCACGACGCGGCTCGAACGAATGCTTAGCCTCATCGCAATGGCCGACTGGACAAGCTTGTACCTGGCACTGTTTGCCGGCACTGATCCGACGCCGATTCAGACCATGGAAGAGCTTAAGAAGAAACTAAGCCGAGAATAA
- a CDS encoding electron transfer flavoprotein subunit alpha/FixB family protein produces MNILVYLEDRNGQIRKPSLEAISAAHALGGTVSVAIVAADASALIEQAKSLNVSSVIVASDARLTNYSSRAFGRALAAIAKEAKADVIIIGATGRGKDLAPRVAVRLEAGYVPEITALSIDGGEILATHPVYAGKAQMVMKVTTPIKVFSTRPNLWKAPKDGVTGEPTMQNVAVDWSDADFKEHTKDLVLSQGKLDVAEADIIVSGGRGLRGPENWPLIEDLAQAFGAATGASRAVVDAGWRPHSEQVGQTGKTVSPTLYVAVGISGAVQHLAGMSSAKTIVAINKDENAPIFSIADYGIIGDAFEILPPLTEEIKKLRGH; encoded by the coding sequence ATGAATATTCTCGTTTACCTCGAAGACCGTAACGGTCAAATCCGCAAGCCATCACTTGAAGCGATTAGCGCAGCGCATGCCCTGGGTGGCACAGTGAGTGTCGCAATCGTGGCGGCCGACGCGAGTGCACTTATTGAGCAGGCGAAGAGCCTGAATGTCAGTTCGGTGATCGTTGCGAGCGATGCACGACTCACGAATTACTCATCGCGCGCATTTGGTCGTGCATTGGCCGCCATTGCCAAAGAAGCGAAGGCGGATGTTATCATCATCGGCGCGACGGGACGCGGCAAAGACCTTGCACCGCGCGTCGCAGTGCGCCTGGAAGCTGGCTACGTGCCGGAGATCACCGCGCTTTCGATCGATGGCGGCGAGATCCTTGCCACACATCCTGTTTATGCCGGCAAAGCGCAAATGGTGATGAAAGTCACGACCCCGATCAAAGTGTTTTCGACGCGTCCGAATCTTTGGAAGGCTCCGAAGGATGGAGTCACGGGGGAGCCGACGATGCAGAATGTTGCCGTAGATTGGTCCGATGCAGACTTTAAGGAGCATACGAAAGACCTCGTGCTCTCACAAGGCAAGCTCGATGTTGCCGAGGCCGATATCATTGTTTCCGGTGGACGCGGACTGCGCGGCCCGGAAAACTGGCCGCTGATCGAGGATCTCGCCCAGGCATTCGGTGCCGCGACGGGGGCCTCACGCGCCGTGGTGGACGCCGGATGGAGACCGCATTCCGAGCAAGTCGGGCAAACCGGCAAGACCGTTTCCCCGACGCTCTACGTCGCTGTCGGAATTTCAGGAGCGGTGCAGCATCTGGCTGGTATGTCGAGCGCGAAGACCATCGTGGCTATCAACAAGGACGAAAACGCGCCGATTTTTTCGATTGCCGATTACGGCATTATCGGCGATGCCTTCGAAATCTTGCCGCCGCTTACGGAAGAAATCAAGAAACTGCGGGGACACTAA
- a CDS encoding DUF2723 domain-containing protein produces MTRLFSRPIVLAALVATSAFIVYLFTLAPTVDFIDDGELSTVCWTLGIAHPTGYPLFTLIGWIFAHVPIVSSVILRLNIMAAFFTALGAGGVVLLAYEVFRFWMPERLRRTTSARPAPQKSQTAKGTKRPVQRKAAVEKEVAAPPLKETPHELALFAAVASGVAAAFSATWWSQSTSIEVYPVHVFLVPLVLTFFLRMLCREGTERIERDGKLFAVILGLSFANHMTTVLLAPACLYMFFARYGFDRLAWRRVLHLAPFFLAGLAVYLYLPIRSAMYPPMDWGHPTTLGAFLRHVTGGQYKIWMFTGGGAAAKQWSYFWHRVPQEFTIVGALLALAGIYSMFMSGKARRTHVLAFTLLLFFGCLLYAINYDIHDIDSYFLLAFLAVALWVGAGILMLATRLMPSKTDATERRAASPAVAIAIAAVVLGAIEIGMNYAEVDESGNYFVEDMTKNVLTNLPPNAIVFSTLWDFWVSGAFYYQTVEHIRPDVLVIDKAMLRDRPWYYAQLAQRAPDVFRRVKPEQDAFLRYLWAFDRGEAFDQAGIAPAYEQFTSALVERNSERPIFVTQEMVDEHDDLFAPKWKPVPAGLLWQLVPHDTTIEAPLPKLRWHDKNYRKRNYYTDDSRMLQAMPLVIYAQELLKRGERDRARAFVDAALTFKPDLGASLDDLGERDRSLADVANERFGQIEALQKQLTKP; encoded by the coding sequence ATGACCCGACTATTCTCACGTCCGATCGTTTTGGCGGCGCTTGTGGCCACCAGTGCCTTCATCGTTTATTTGTTCACGCTGGCTCCTACGGTCGATTTTATCGACGATGGCGAGCTCTCCACCGTCTGCTGGACGCTCGGCATTGCACACCCAACGGGTTACCCATTGTTTACGCTCATCGGTTGGATCTTCGCACATGTGCCAATCGTCAGCAGCGTTATTCTGCGGCTGAACATCATGGCGGCATTCTTCACCGCACTGGGTGCCGGTGGTGTCGTCCTGTTGGCCTATGAAGTATTTCGTTTCTGGATGCCGGAGCGTCTGAGGCGAACGACATCCGCAAGACCTGCGCCCCAGAAATCCCAGACGGCAAAAGGGACGAAACGGCCGGTACAACGAAAAGCCGCCGTTGAGAAGGAAGTTGCGGCACCACCGTTGAAGGAGACACCTCACGAACTCGCACTTTTCGCAGCGGTTGCGTCCGGCGTTGCAGCGGCATTTAGTGCAACGTGGTGGTCGCAGTCCACTTCGATCGAAGTCTATCCGGTCCACGTGTTTCTGGTGCCGCTCGTGCTGACATTCTTTCTTCGAATGCTCTGCAGGGAGGGGACGGAAAGGATTGAGCGCGATGGAAAGCTCTTCGCCGTCATACTCGGTCTCAGTTTTGCGAACCACATGACGACGGTCTTACTTGCGCCGGCGTGTCTCTATATGTTCTTCGCGCGATATGGATTCGACCGCCTTGCCTGGCGGCGCGTGCTGCATCTTGCGCCGTTCTTCCTGGCTGGTCTTGCAGTCTATCTTTACTTACCCATCCGCTCCGCGATGTATCCGCCGATGGACTGGGGCCACCCAACGACACTCGGAGCATTCCTGCGTCACGTGACCGGCGGGCAGTATAAGATCTGGATGTTCACCGGGGGCGGTGCTGCAGCAAAGCAGTGGTCATACTTCTGGCACCGGGTGCCACAAGAGTTTACGATTGTTGGCGCACTCTTGGCGCTGGCCGGAATCTATAGCATGTTTATGTCCGGCAAAGCTCGTCGGACGCATGTGCTGGCATTTACACTTTTGCTGTTTTTCGGTTGTCTGCTGTATGCGATCAACTACGACATACACGATATCGACTCGTATTTTCTGCTTGCATTTCTCGCGGTGGCGCTGTGGGTTGGTGCTGGCATTCTAATGCTGGCGACTCGGCTGATGCCATCGAAGACCGATGCAACAGAGCGCAGAGCAGCATCGCCTGCCGTGGCAATCGCCATCGCTGCGGTTGTGCTTGGTGCGATCGAGATCGGCATGAATTATGCGGAAGTAGATGAGAGCGGCAATTACTTTGTCGAGGACATGACAAAGAACGTGCTGACGAATTTGCCGCCCAATGCAATCGTCTTCTCGACGCTATGGGATTTCTGGGTCAGCGGTGCATTTTACTACCAAACAGTCGAGCATATTCGGCCGGACGTGCTTGTCATCGATAAGGCCATGCTCCGCGACCGTCCGTGGTATTACGCGCAACTTGCGCAGCGCGCGCCGGACGTGTTCCGGCGCGTGAAGCCGGAGCAAGATGCATTTCTCCGGTATCTCTGGGCGTTCGATCGCGGCGAGGCATTCGATCAGGCCGGTATTGCACCCGCCTACGAGCAATTCACGAGCGCACTCGTCGAACGCAATAGCGAACGACCGATATTCGTCACGCAGGAGATGGTCGACGAGCACGACGATCTCTTCGCGCCCAAATGGAAGCCGGTGCCTGCGGGACTTCTCTGGCAACTTGTGCCGCACGACACCACAATCGAAGCACCGTTGCCAAAGCTTCGGTGGCACGACAAGAACTACCGAAAGCGCAACTATTATACGGATGATTCGCGTATGCTGCAAGCGATGCCGCTTGTGATCTATGCGCAAGAATTGCTCAAACGTGGGGAGCGCGACAGGGCCCGCGCGTTCGTGGATGCCGCACTCACATTCAAACCGGATCTTGGCGCAAGCCTGGACGATCTTGGCGAACGCGACCGATCGCTCGCCGATGTTGCCAACGAGCGATTCGGTCAAATCGAAGCGTTACAAAAACAACTCACCAAACCATGA
- a CDS encoding class I SAM-dependent methyltransferase, with the protein MRPDLTDTQVHMPHFSTAWFDDKIEYWSRELAPLKDRPSLRFLEIGCFEGRATHWMLENILTHPTSSIDVIDTFEGSPEHEGEQYQNIIRTLRGIFEHNIEQFRSKVRIHQGYSQEVLPSFQMLGPVFDFIYVDGSHHQDDVYRDAVLVWPLLKDGGILAFDDYRWTWKDSITGEVQSPKIGINRFLEEYRGDFALLHKLWQLHVRKRPTTSFEQLLLSVRWVWPFSKLPIRRSKIVGALQKLGLATS; encoded by the coding sequence ATGAGGCCAGACCTGACCGACACCCAAGTGCACATGCCACATTTTTCGACCGCATGGTTCGACGATAAGATCGAGTATTGGTCGCGGGAGCTCGCGCCCCTCAAAGATAGGCCCTCGCTGCGATTTCTCGAAATCGGTTGCTTCGAAGGCCGGGCCACGCATTGGATGCTGGAAAATATCCTTACACATCCCACCAGTTCTATCGATGTCATCGATACGTTCGAAGGCTCACCGGAACACGAGGGCGAGCAATACCAGAATATCATCCGCACCCTCCGCGGGATTTTCGAGCACAACATCGAGCAATTCCGGAGCAAAGTTCGTATCCATCAGGGATACTCACAAGAAGTATTACCGTCGTTTCAAATGCTCGGCCCGGTCTTCGATTTCATCTACGTTGACGGCTCTCACCATCAGGACGACGTCTACCGCGATGCCGTGCTTGTCTGGCCGCTATTGAAGGATGGGGGCATCCTTGCCTTCGATGATTATCGGTGGACATGGAAGGATTCGATCACGGGAGAGGTCCAATCGCCAAAGATCGGAATTAACCGCTTCCTCGAGGAGTATAGAGGAGACTTTGCCCTGCTTCACAAGCTTTGGCAGCTTCACGTGCGAAAACGTCCGACAACCTCTTTCGAGCAGCTGCTTTTGTCCGTGCGCTGGGTTTGGCCTTTTTCGAAGTTGCCAATCCGACGCAGTAAAATTGTCGGGGCGCTGCAGAAGCTCGGCTTGGCGACAAGTTAA
- a CDS encoding DnaJ domain-containing protein, whose product MKPVIDYFAVLGLTSRASDREIREAYRKLAKLHHPDPNPDNPESALKMRVLNEAKSVLFDPVKREEHRVLLGLRDNLSAKRIEELRNNPRFQPVTQYTPKIERPRSPWDRKWKKYLNGIVAVLVLGTIGTLVYELLAVQPNPVEPIKDIIARYRRIEPMFIDTSKADTAAIPDDSADRLKRHGDILFSLGEYRSAAKYYEQYLRHVPDNDTVLRNLSFAYFRRGRYAESLEVLSKQMHGDSNLVVAYYNIGKMFLADEKPFDARDAFAEAVKIADTMRRSGRMPPDLARRARSELAKLE is encoded by the coding sequence ATGAAGCCTGTCATCGATTATTTTGCCGTGCTTGGACTCACATCCCGCGCTTCGGATCGTGAGATCCGAGAGGCATACCGGAAACTGGCAAAACTCCATCATCCCGATCCGAATCCAGACAATCCTGAGAGCGCCCTCAAAATGCGGGTGCTGAATGAGGCAAAATCTGTTCTGTTCGACCCCGTTAAGCGAGAGGAGCATCGCGTTCTGCTTGGGCTCCGAGACAATCTATCCGCCAAGCGTATCGAAGAGCTTCGCAATAATCCGCGGTTTCAACCCGTCACGCAGTATACCCCGAAGATCGAGCGACCGCGAAGCCCCTGGGACCGCAAATGGAAAAAGTACCTCAACGGGATTGTGGCTGTGTTGGTCCTCGGAACGATCGGGACCCTGGTCTATGAGCTGCTTGCCGTGCAGCCGAATCCTGTCGAGCCAATCAAAGATATTATCGCAAGATACCGGCGCATCGAGCCGATGTTTATCGATACGTCGAAGGCCGATACAGCAGCAATTCCGGATGACAGTGCCGATCGCCTGAAACGGCATGGCGATATTCTGTTTTCGCTCGGCGAATACCGATCGGCAGCCAAGTACTACGAACAGTATCTTCGGCATGTACCAGACAATGATACCGTGCTCCGCAATCTGTCGTTCGCATATTTTCGGCGCGGACGATATGCCGAATCACTCGAAGTGCTCTCCAAGCAAATGCATGGCGATTCGAATCTTGTCGTTGCCTACTACAATATCGGCAAGATGTTCTTAGCTGATGAGAAGCCATTCGATGCGCGAGATGCCTTTGCCGAAGCGGTCAAGATTGCCGACACCATGCGCCGCTCGGGCCGCATGCCGCCCGATCTCGCCCGCCGCGCCCGGAGCGAGCTGGCGAAGCTGGAGTAA
- a CDS encoding electron transfer flavoprotein subunit beta/FixA family protein: MNIIVCVSHVPDTTTRINVAGDAKSIDAAGVKFILNPYDEFAVEEALRLRDKLKGEVTVVTVGADNAKEALRQALAMGADKGVLVKGEKKDSWQVAEMLATAIKPLNADLILLGKQSIDFDGMEIAPMLSELLNLPAVTVAVALNIEDTKATVEKEVEGGREVIEIDLPCIIAAQKGLNDPRYPSLPNIMKAKQKPIAEVQGAPSAARTEVVQMTKPEKKRANKIFKTDGNATHAAQELARMLHEDAKVI; encoded by the coding sequence ATGAATATTATTGTTTGCGTTAGTCACGTACCGGATACAACCACCCGCATCAATGTTGCGGGCGATGCGAAATCCATCGACGCAGCCGGTGTCAAGTTTATCCTTAATCCCTACGACGAATTCGCGGTCGAAGAGGCATTACGTCTGCGCGATAAGTTGAAGGGTGAAGTCACGGTAGTTACGGTCGGCGCCGATAATGCGAAAGAAGCACTCCGTCAGGCGCTTGCCATGGGAGCCGACAAAGGCGTGCTCGTCAAAGGCGAGAAGAAAGACTCCTGGCAAGTTGCGGAAATGCTCGCAACTGCAATCAAACCACTCAATGCCGACCTCATCTTGCTCGGCAAGCAGTCAATTGATTTTGACGGTATGGAGATCGCGCCGATGCTCTCCGAATTACTCAATCTGCCGGCCGTGACCGTTGCCGTCGCATTGAACATTGAAGATACGAAAGCAACCGTCGAGAAGGAAGTCGAAGGCGGTCGCGAGGTAATCGAGATCGATCTGCCCTGCATCATCGCGGCGCAAAAGGGACTCAACGATCCGCGTTATCCTTCATTGCCGAATATTATGAAGGCGAAGCAGAAACCGATCGCCGAAGTGCAGGGCGCACCATCCGCTGCGCGTACGGAAGTCGTACAGATGACGAAACCGGAAAAGAAGCGCGCGAACAAGATCTTCAAGACCGATGGCAATGCTACGCATGCCGCACAAGAACTCGCAAGAATGCTCCACGAAGACGCAAAGGTAATCTAA
- a CDS encoding rubrerythrin family protein: MANLKDSKTFENLKEGFAGESQANRRYLYFARTADIEGHPDVAGVFRDTAEGETGHAFGHMEYLAEVGDPATGKPVGDTKTNLLAAIAGETYEYTEMYPGFARTAREEGFDEIAEWFETLARAEKSHAGRFQKAHDSVGV, translated from the coding sequence ATGGCTAATCTAAAAGACAGCAAAACATTCGAGAATTTAAAGGAAGGCTTCGCCGGCGAGTCGCAGGCGAATCGACGCTATCTCTACTTCGCACGCACGGCGGATATCGAAGGACATCCGGATGTGGCCGGCGTGTTCCGTGACACGGCGGAAGGCGAGACGGGACATGCATTCGGTCACATGGAGTATCTCGCCGAAGTCGGCGATCCCGCTACCGGCAAACCGGTCGGTGACACAAAAACCAATCTGCTGGCTGCGATCGCCGGCGAGACCTACGAATATACCGAGATGTATCCTGGCTTCGCCCGCACTGCCCGTGAAGAAGGCTTCGACGAAATCGCGGAGTGGTTCGAGACCCTCGCGCGTGCTGAGAAATCGCATGCCGGCCGCTTCCAGAAGGCGCACGACTCGGTAGGCGTCTAA
- a CDS encoding heparinase II/III family protein: protein MKILSPLLRITQRLGPVGAVGLVFRKFAKKARYHAMLREVPKSDTPARLLPIKWNATFAADATIIERANNLLQDRNRIFSWDYSLRNVDRAWEYDPVEKKHWPRRHYTESHLHASDTPRDVKIVWEINRFVELPTLAQAALMTRDETFAAEAEKRMLSWIDENPFAQTINWASALEISIRLLSWTATLAILREAGFALDTNGTIARSIFHQAAYLAADLSTDKVVPTNHLIGEAAGLFVVASMWEFPAAEEYRVRARAILEREMFRQTYSDGVTREASSWYHQFVTDLFDLVERVASRVGQPMSEDVRAHLTKMKSYIAALTANASIVRYGDADDGRAIDIDEDWKAAIFGPASTVAAREQSVFPIARQVAFHVGPSFMFMRAGEFGMGGDGFSSHAHDDFLSPIAFLGGLPVLADPGTFVYNGNTAERAKYRGVEAHNSLVISDATGAVQKLNFGWQRVRPNAILLDAAKSDDSATLAGRFGEWPLHARQLELTSNRLRITDTFHHPPDAACQWWFHLDPIWLRQTKTETGYRFETVNGDTLEITLLGQFETESIEEYDYSPSYGVHARAMMLRLTANGPKGAYTIHMTLKRAA, encoded by the coding sequence ATGAAGATTCTCTCGCCACTCCTTCGAATAACCCAACGGCTCGGCCCCGTGGGAGCCGTCGGTTTGGTATTCCGAAAGTTTGCAAAGAAGGCGCGCTACCACGCGATGCTGCGAGAGGTTCCGAAGAGCGATACGCCCGCCAGGCTGCTGCCCATCAAATGGAATGCGACATTCGCGGCCGACGCCACCATCATCGAAAGGGCAAACAACCTTCTGCAGGACCGCAACCGGATATTCTCCTGGGATTACTCGCTTCGAAACGTCGATCGCGCGTGGGAATACGACCCTGTGGAAAAGAAGCACTGGCCACGCCGGCACTATACCGAGTCGCATCTTCATGCGAGTGATACTCCGCGCGATGTGAAGATCGTATGGGAGATCAACCGCTTCGTCGAATTGCCGACCCTTGCTCAGGCTGCGTTGATGACACGAGATGAGACCTTCGCCGCAGAAGCGGAGAAGCGAATGCTTTCATGGATCGATGAGAATCCATTTGCCCAAACGATCAACTGGGCCAGCGCACTCGAAATCTCGATTCGGCTGCTGTCATGGACGGCAACGCTTGCTATCTTGCGCGAAGCGGGCTTCGCACTCGATACAAACGGGACCATTGCCCGCTCCATATTTCATCAAGCCGCGTATCTTGCGGCCGATCTTTCAACCGATAAGGTCGTGCCGACGAATCACCTGATCGGTGAAGCCGCGGGTCTCTTCGTTGTCGCATCGATGTGGGAGTTTCCTGCCGCGGAAGAGTATCGCGTCCGTGCACGCGCAATTCTCGAGCGCGAGATGTTCCGCCAAACATATTCCGATGGCGTGACACGCGAGGCGTCGAGTTGGTACCATCAATTTGTGACCGACCTGTTCGATCTCGTTGAGCGGGTTGCCTCGCGCGTTGGGCAGCCGATGAGTGAAGACGTTCGTGCGCATCTCACGAAGATGAAGTCCTACATAGCGGCGCTCACTGCCAATGCATCGATCGTGCGCTACGGTGACGCAGATGACGGACGCGCTATTGATATCGATGAAGATTGGAAGGCTGCGATCTTCGGGCCGGCATCAACTGTTGCTGCGCGTGAGCAGAGCGTATTCCCGATTGCGCGTCAGGTGGCATTCCATGTCGGTCCATCATTCATGTTTATGCGCGCCGGTGAGTTCGGTATGGGAGGCGATGGATTCTCTTCGCACGCCCATGATGACTTTCTTTCGCCGATCGCGTTCTTAGGGGGTCTGCCCGTCCTGGCCGATCCCGGCACATTCGTCTATAATGGTAACACCGCAGAGCGCGCGAAATATCGTGGCGTTGAGGCACATAATAGTTTGGTCATCAGTGATGCAACGGGTGCCGTCCAGAAACTCAACTTCGGGTGGCAGCGTGTGCGGCCGAATGCGATTTTGCTGGATGCGGCCAAATCCGATGACTCGGCCACGCTCGCTGGTCGCTTTGGTGAGTGGCCGCTGCATGCTCGCCAATTAGAACTCACTTCGAACCGACTTCGCATTACGGACACATTCCATCATCCACCGGATGCAGCTTGCCAATGGTGGTTCCATCTGGACCCGATTTGGTTGCGGCAGACCAAAACAGAGACTGGGTATCGCTTCGAGACAGTAAACGGCGACACACTTGAAATCACGCTATTGGGACAATTTGAAACTGAGAGCATCGAGGAATACGACTATTCACCGTCCTATGGTGTTCACGCACGAGCCATGATGCTCCGTCTTACTGCCAACGGCCCCAAGGGTGCCTACACAATTCACATGACCCTGAAACGCGCCGCATGA
- a CDS encoding oligosaccharide flippase family protein: MRLSEHLNSGIWTVADKTLLLLYGFGVIVLVANVLPPDEFGAFSLFQSIFLILCVLADSIFLQPMVKFASEHEAEVPEVLAGSFNLYVSSMLLSGFALAAFAATLGAMFSSPELTEMMPLLPVFIILTLFRNVGIRYQQIFLRINAIFWIDLAYFGSVIILTVLANALNMFHTAMDFLIINLIGGALSSLVAIVFCAKAFRTMPLFRVPRQEYLRMMSFAKFQAGTSALLTLQQWSDVLVVGFYYKPTEVAIYTAAKNMYRFLDAVREGATLLIVPLTSKLYTQRDISGLSTFIEKSLFIAFAALVPLSFVLALGAHPLLHILYRGQYDAASTVFQILILSGFTLPLSLVGTNALIGMGKARSLFLATLGAVTTFFVASYFLVPFMASRGQALAVFLSMTVLAFLQFFAMRSEVQLSARGIIRRASDARRFVAERTRRGGE, encoded by the coding sequence ATGAGACTTTCCGAGCACCTGAACAGTGGAATTTGGACGGTCGCAGATAAAACGCTGTTATTGCTGTATGGCTTTGGCGTTATTGTGCTCGTCGCCAACGTGCTGCCACCCGATGAGTTTGGCGCGTTCTCGCTGTTTCAATCGATCTTTCTGATTTTGTGCGTGCTGGCGGACTCAATCTTCCTGCAGCCGATGGTAAAATTCGCAAGCGAGCACGAAGCGGAAGTCCCGGAGGTATTAGCAGGCAGTTTCAATCTATATGTGAGTTCGATGCTCCTGAGCGGCTTTGCGCTTGCCGCATTCGCCGCGACTCTCGGTGCGATGTTCAGTAGCCCCGAACTCACTGAAATGATGCCGCTCCTGCCGGTATTCATCATTCTTACGTTGTTCCGGAATGTCGGCATTCGGTATCAGCAAATATTCCTTCGCATCAACGCAATCTTCTGGATCGATCTCGCCTATTTTGGGTCGGTTATTATTCTGACTGTCCTCGCCAATGCGCTGAACATGTTCCACACGGCGATGGACTTCCTGATCATCAATCTGATCGGCGGCGCGCTTTCGAGTCTCGTGGCGATCGTCTTTTGCGCAAAGGCATTTCGCACAATGCCGCTCTTCCGGGTCCCTCGCCAGGAATACTTGCGTATGATGTCCTTTGCGAAGTTCCAAGCCGGGACAAGCGCACTTCTGACGCTCCAACAATGGTCGGACGTGCTCGTCGTCGGCTTTTACTACAAGCCGACCGAAGTCGCGATCTATACTGCTGCGAAGAACATGTATCGCTTTTTGGATGCGGTCCGGGAAGGAGCGACACTTCTCATTGTGCCGTTGACTTCGAAGCTCTACACGCAACGGGATATTTCCGGACTTTCGACATTCATTGAGAAGTCGCTCTTCATCGCGTTTGCCGCACTGGTCCCGCTATCATTTGTGCTGGCGCTCGGCGCACATCCGCTGCTTCATATTCTGTATCGTGGCCAATACGATGCGGCTTCAACAGTCTTTCAGATATTGATACTCTCAGGCTTCACGCTTCCGCTCTCGCTTGTCGGTACGAACGCTCTGATTGGTATGGGTAAAGCACGCAGTTTGTTCTTGGCGACGTTGGGTGCAGTCACGACCTTTTTCGTGGCGAGTTATTTCCTCGTGCCGTTCATGGCTTCGCGTGGTCAGGCACTTGCGGTGTTTCTCTCAATGACGGTCCTCGCGTTTCTCCAATTCTTTGCGATGCGCTCAGAGGTCCAGCTCTCCGCTCGTGGAATCATACGCCGGGCTTCCGATGCCCGAAGGTTTGTGGCCGAGCGCACGCGAAGAGGTGGCGAGTAA